One Paraburkholderia phytofirmans OLGA172 genomic window carries:
- a CDS encoding THUMP domain-containing class I SAM-dependent RNA methyltransferase — MSFDFFLPCPRGLEASLATELAEIAAKHLNGAPFTAGAQVPGGVHFRGGWAAGMAANLHSRLASRVLLKIAHRPYRSEQDIYALAVEQRWEQWFSANETLRVDVTAIKSPLRSLEFTTLRVKDAICDRLREVSGARPNIDTAMPDVRVFAFLTATDCTLYLDTSGDPLFKRGWRLDKGAAPLRENLAAGILRLTGWTAGTPLYDPMCGSGTFLAEAAQVALNIAPGAERRFGFEKLKQFDARTWQTLKAAALDAKHAARSSRADLQIFGSDISGDMLDKARANFQRAGLPSIPLKQVDARGMTAPSAEPGILVANPPYGERIEVRGRNARGEIREGRATREGRDDESFHRAQEEAPDSEFFQSLGDALKQRFTGWHAFILTSDRKLPGQLRLRESTKTPLFNGALECRLFRFDLIAGSVRQRPPNNDTPPA; from the coding sequence ATGTCCTTCGATTTCTTCCTTCCCTGTCCGCGTGGCCTTGAAGCCTCGCTCGCCACCGAGCTCGCGGAAATTGCCGCGAAGCACCTGAACGGCGCGCCGTTCACGGCTGGCGCGCAAGTGCCCGGCGGTGTGCATTTCCGCGGCGGCTGGGCCGCCGGCATGGCCGCCAACCTGCACTCGCGCCTCGCGAGCCGCGTGCTGCTGAAAATCGCGCATCGGCCGTATCGCAGCGAACAGGACATTTACGCGCTTGCGGTCGAACAGCGCTGGGAGCAGTGGTTCTCGGCAAACGAAACGCTGCGCGTGGACGTCACCGCCATCAAATCGCCGCTGCGCAGCCTGGAATTCACGACGCTGCGCGTCAAGGACGCGATCTGCGACCGTCTGCGTGAAGTGAGCGGTGCGCGTCCGAACATCGACACCGCCATGCCCGACGTGCGCGTGTTCGCGTTCCTCACCGCCACCGATTGCACGCTCTATCTCGACACCTCCGGCGACCCGCTCTTCAAGCGCGGCTGGCGGCTGGACAAGGGTGCGGCGCCGCTGCGCGAGAACCTCGCGGCGGGCATCCTGCGCCTGACCGGCTGGACCGCCGGCACGCCGCTGTACGACCCGATGTGCGGCAGCGGCACCTTCCTCGCGGAAGCCGCGCAAGTGGCGCTGAATATCGCGCCGGGCGCGGAGCGCCGCTTCGGCTTCGAGAAGCTCAAGCAATTCGACGCCAGGACCTGGCAAACGCTGAAGGCCGCCGCGCTCGACGCCAAGCACGCCGCCCGCAGCTCGCGCGCCGATCTGCAGATCTTCGGCAGCGATATTTCCGGCGACATGCTCGACAAGGCGCGTGCGAACTTCCAGCGCGCTGGCCTGCCGTCAATTCCGCTCAAGCAGGTCGACGCACGCGGCATGACCGCACCGTCGGCTGAGCCGGGCATCCTCGTCGCAAATCCGCCGTACGGCGAGCGGATCGAAGTGCGCGGGCGCAACGCACGTGGTGAAATCCGCGAAGGCCGCGCCACACGTGAAGGCCGCGACGACGAGAGCTTCCACCGGGCCCAGGAAGAAGCACCGGATAGCGAGTTTTTCCAGTCGCTCGGCGATGCGCTGAAGCAGCGCTTTACCGGCTGGCACGCGTTCATCCTGACGTCGGATCGCAAGTTGCCCGGTCAGTTGCGTCTGCGTGAATCGACCAAGACGCCGCTCTTCAACGGCGCGCTTGAATGCCGGCTGTTCCGTTTCGACCTGATCGCGGGCAGCGTGCGTCAGCGGCCGCCGAACAAC
- a CDS encoding PqiC family protein translates to MMFARLPRPPRGLVRGAVYVGALAGLIAMAACSSPSSRFYTLGADSAPAGSAAAVSARTSAAPAWLIEVAPIDVPPQVAKNQLVVQTGPTQVQVLEQERWASLPGDELRRALSTSLTQQLDTIDVYGTAYADTTPVYRVSMNVQRFESWPGSHALIDAVWSVRAVRSNAVMTCRSVVSEPVGGGYDALVNGHRVALQRIALQVAGAVQAMASAAPQGKVGGATGAGFAVPACPSAVAAASAGS, encoded by the coding sequence ATGATGTTTGCCCGGCTCCCCCGCCCGCCGCGCGGGCTTGTGCGCGGCGCTGTTTATGTCGGCGCTCTGGCCGGACTGATAGCGATGGCGGCGTGTTCGTCGCCGTCGAGCCGCTTTTATACGCTCGGCGCGGATAGTGCGCCTGCTGGCTCTGCGGCGGCGGTTAGCGCCCGGACATCGGCTGCGCCGGCGTGGCTGATCGAAGTCGCGCCGATCGATGTCCCGCCGCAAGTGGCGAAGAATCAGCTTGTGGTGCAGACGGGACCGACGCAGGTTCAGGTGCTCGAGCAGGAGCGTTGGGCTTCGTTGCCGGGTGACGAGCTTCGTCGGGCTTTGTCGACCAGTCTTACGCAGCAGCTGGACACGATCGATGTGTATGGCACTGCGTATGCCGATACGACACCGGTGTATCGGGTCAGCATGAATGTGCAGCGGTTCGAGTCATGGCCGGGGTCGCATGCGTTGATCGATGCGGTTTGGAGTGTGCGGGCTGTGCGTAGTAATGCTGTGATGACCTGTCGGAGCGTGGTGAGTGAGCCGGTTGGCGGCGGCTACGATGCGCTTGTCAATGGGCATCGGGTGGCGTTGCAGCGGATTGCTTTGCAGGTGGCGGGTGCGGTGCAGGCTATGGCTTCTGCTGCTCCGCAAGGGAAGGTTGGGGGTGCTACGGGCGCTGGTTTTGCCGTGCCGGCGTGTCCTTCAGCTGTTGCGGCTGCCAGTGCGGGGAGTTGA
- a CDS encoding intermembrane transport protein PqiB produces MTSPQGPTPASDAPRNDSNGPKLPPQLPDPDIEPRSRWLPSLVWVIPLIAALIGLALVIKSVTEKGPTITITFVSAEGLEPGKTKVKYKDVDVGSVKTITLSKDLSHVLVQVQLTKEGENFAVKDSRFWVVRPRVGASGVSGLTTLLSGAYIGADAGHSPDTEQDFVGLETPPPITGDQKGHQFILHGDSLGSIDIGSPIFYRRVQVGQVVGFSLDKDGTGVTMRVFVSAPFDQYVGTNSRWWHASGVDLRLDSSGFKLNTQSLATVIVGGLSFQSPPGQGVGAQAPNNMTFRLGSDEQDAMREPDGVPLRVVMNFNQSLRGLSVGATVDFRGIVLGQVTNIGIDYDPKTRSFTMPVTMNLYPDRLGKRFRETAPTPGSLAGQTLLQQLVKHGLRGQLRTGNLITSQLYVALDIFPKAPPATVDVTGDPLELPTIPNSLDELQVQVADIAKKLDKVPFDQIGSNLNSALKNADQLFTRLDKEVVPEARDTLAAAKQTFGSAEATLQQDSPLQSDVHQALQELTRTLQSLNALSDYLERHPESLLRGKTGDKP; encoded by the coding sequence ATGACTAGCCCGCAAGGACCGACGCCCGCCTCCGATGCGCCGCGCAACGATTCGAACGGACCGAAGCTGCCGCCCCAACTGCCTGACCCTGACATCGAGCCGCGCAGCCGCTGGCTGCCCTCGCTCGTCTGGGTGATTCCGCTGATCGCCGCGCTAATCGGCCTTGCGCTCGTGATCAAGTCGGTGACCGAAAAAGGCCCAACCATCACGATCACGTTCGTCAGCGCCGAAGGCCTCGAGCCCGGCAAGACCAAGGTCAAATACAAGGATGTCGATGTCGGCTCGGTGAAGACCATTACGCTCTCGAAGGATCTGTCGCACGTGCTGGTTCAGGTGCAACTCACCAAGGAAGGCGAAAACTTCGCGGTCAAGGATTCGCGCTTCTGGGTGGTGCGCCCTCGCGTCGGCGCGAGCGGCGTGTCCGGACTGACCACGCTGCTCTCCGGTGCGTACATCGGTGCGGACGCCGGCCATTCACCGGACACCGAACAAGACTTTGTCGGCCTCGAAACACCGCCGCCGATTACGGGCGACCAGAAAGGCCACCAGTTCATTCTGCATGGCGACTCGCTCGGCTCGATCGACATCGGTTCGCCGATTTTCTACCGGCGCGTGCAGGTCGGCCAGGTGGTCGGCTTCTCGCTCGACAAGGACGGCACCGGCGTGACGATGCGGGTCTTCGTGTCGGCGCCGTTCGACCAGTACGTCGGCACCAATTCGCGCTGGTGGCATGCGAGCGGCGTCGATTTGCGGCTCGACTCGAGCGGCTTCAAGCTGAATACGCAGTCGCTTGCCACGGTGATCGTCGGCGGCTTGTCGTTCCAGTCGCCGCCGGGTCAGGGCGTGGGTGCGCAGGCGCCGAACAACATGACGTTCCGCCTAGGTTCGGATGAACAGGACGCGATGCGCGAACCGGATGGCGTGCCATTGCGTGTGGTGATGAACTTCAATCAGTCGCTGCGCGGGCTGTCGGTCGGCGCGACGGTCGACTTCCGCGGCATCGTGCTGGGCCAGGTGACCAACATCGGCATCGACTACGATCCGAAGACGCGCAGCTTCACGATGCCGGTAACGATGAACCTGTACCCGGACCGCCTCGGCAAGCGCTTCCGCGAAACCGCGCCGACACCGGGCAGCCTCGCGGGTCAAACCTTGCTGCAACAGCTCGTCAAGCATGGGCTGCGCGGCCAGTTGCGTACCGGCAATCTGATTACGAGCCAGTTGTACGTAGCGCTCGATATCTTCCCGAAAGCGCCGCCGGCCACGGTTGACGTAACGGGCGATCCGCTCGAGTTGCCGACCATTCCGAACTCGCTCGACGAACTGCAGGTGCAGGTTGCCGACATTGCGAAGAAGCTCGACAAGGTGCCGTTCGACCAGATCGGTTCGAACCTGAACAGCGCGTTGAAGAATGCCGACCAGCTGTTCACGCGACTCGACAAGGAAGTCGTGCCGGAGGCGCGCGACACGCTGGCTGCGGCGAAGCAGACCTTCGGTTCGGCCGAGGCGACATTGCAGCAGGACTCGCCGTTGCAGTCGGATGTTCATCAGGCGCTGCAGGAACTGACACGTACGTTGCAGTCGCTGAATGCGCTGTCGGATTATCTGGAACGTCATCCGGAATCGCTGTTGCGCGGTAAAACAGGAGATAAACCATGA
- a CDS encoding paraquat-inducible protein A has protein sequence MKYVTAKRAGLVACHACGRVEPRIRSVTPQHCGRCGAVMHRRNPDSLMRTWALLIAAALLYIPANLLPVMHTSSLLGSEDDTIMSGVVYFWTSGDWPLAVIVFIASIMVPMLKLSVLVLLTTTAQRRSRWRPEQRATLYRMVERIGRWSMLDVFVVTLTVALVRFKSLAVITAGPGAIAFGSVVILTMMASMQFDPRLIWDNVEGSTQKPQDLDHD, from the coding sequence ATGAAATACGTGACCGCGAAGCGCGCGGGCCTGGTCGCCTGCCACGCGTGCGGACGCGTCGAGCCGCGTATCCGCTCCGTCACGCCGCAACACTGCGGACGCTGCGGCGCGGTGATGCACCGGCGCAACCCCGACAGCCTGATGCGCACCTGGGCGCTGCTGATCGCCGCGGCCTTGCTGTATATTCCGGCGAATCTGTTACCTGTGATGCACACGTCGTCGCTGCTCGGTTCGGAAGACGACACCATCATGAGCGGCGTCGTGTACTTCTGGACCTCGGGCGACTGGCCGTTGGCCGTGATCGTGTTCATCGCCAGCATCATGGTGCCGATGCTCAAGCTCAGTGTGCTCGTGTTGCTCACCACCACCGCGCAGCGCCGCTCGCGCTGGCGGCCGGAGCAACGCGCCACGCTCTACCGGATGGTCGAACGGATCGGGCGCTGGTCGATGCTCGACGTGTTCGTCGTCACGCTGACCGTCGCGCTGGTCCGTTTCAAGTCGCTTGCTGTGATCACGGCTGGACCGGGCGCAATCGCCTTCGGCTCGGTGGTGATTCTGACGATGATGGCATCCATGCAATTCGATCCACGGCTCATCTGGGACAACGTGGAAGGCAGTACTCAAAAACCTCAGGACCTCGACCATGACTAG
- a CDS encoding paraquat-inducible protein A: protein MEHDNLIACHECDTLFYKRRLIGREVARCSRCGATLYQGVSRKLDSICAMTLAALITFVIAQAFPIVELETNGITSQTTLFGALIALWGEDMQIVAVMVFCSTILFPLTELVALLYVLVPLNAGYVPPAFNRVLRAIQFVRPWGMIEVFMLGVLITIVKMVSLARVIPEAALFAFGVLTLMIAVVLTFDPRELWDRADEMANRSQRPRPRTAADSAAAAVSSLDGPPPPPEVQGTAQSALPPAPPVPPAPHQG from the coding sequence ATGGAACATGACAACCTGATCGCGTGCCATGAGTGCGATACGCTGTTCTACAAGCGCCGGCTTATCGGGCGGGAGGTCGCGCGTTGTTCGCGCTGCGGCGCGACGCTCTATCAAGGCGTCTCCCGCAAGCTCGACAGTATCTGTGCGATGACGCTGGCCGCGCTGATTACCTTCGTGATCGCCCAGGCCTTCCCGATCGTCGAACTCGAAACCAACGGCATCACCTCGCAGACCACGCTGTTTGGCGCGCTCATCGCACTGTGGGGCGAGGACATGCAGATCGTCGCGGTCATGGTGTTCTGCTCGACCATCCTGTTCCCGCTGACCGAGCTGGTCGCGCTGCTCTATGTGCTGGTCCCGCTGAATGCCGGCTACGTGCCGCCCGCCTTCAACCGCGTGTTGCGCGCCATTCAATTCGTGCGGCCATGGGGCATGATCGAAGTGTTCATGCTTGGCGTGCTGATCACCATCGTGAAGATGGTGAGTCTCGCACGCGTGATTCCCGAAGCGGCGCTATTCGCGTTCGGCGTGCTGACGCTGATGATCGCGGTGGTGCTCACGTTCGATCCGCGCGAGCTGTGGGACCGCGCCGACGAAATGGCTAACCGCAGCCAGAGACCGCGGCCGCGCACCGCCGCGGACAGCGCGGCGGCTGCCGTCAGTTCGCTTGACGGGCCGCCCCCGCCGCCTGAGGTGCAAGGCACGGCCCAATCCGCATTGCCGCCGGCGCCGCCGGTGCCGCCGGCGCCGCATCAAGGATGA